The Syntrophorhabdales bacterium region TTCGGTGCGTGTAAATCATTTGCAATGGGGCAGCCTTTGTGTGATACTAAAACCTACTATGGGCCTTCTGAGCTTGCTATTCAGAGATCCAGCCGCTTTCGTGCTGCTGATCATACCGCTGCTCTATTCGGTGATCATCCATGAAGTGGCGCACGGCTGGGTTGCAAGCAAGATGGGCGACCAGACTGCAAAGTGGCTTGGCCGCCTTACCCTAAACCCAAGGAAGCACCTCGACCCTCTCGGCACAATTATGCTATTCATCGCCGGCTTTGGCTGGGCCAAGCCGGTACCTGTCAATTATAACAACCTGCGTGACCCACGCAGAGGTCTTGTATTCGTTTCAGCAGCGGGAATAGTCGCGAACATACTCCTGGCATTTCTCTCCCTTTTCTCCCTGCGCCTGCTCCACCTCGCCCCATTTGGAGCAGTTACCACCATGCTCTTCTACATGGCGCGCATCAATATCATGCTCGCGGCCTTCAATCTAATTCCCATCCCTCCGCTGGATGGTTCTAAAATAGTCATGGGCTTTGCGTCGCGGCAGTTTCAATACTCGCTGGCCAGGCTCGAGCCTTACGGCTTTTTTATTATTATCGGGCTTCTCTGGTTAGGCTTCCTCGATCCAGTCATCAACTTTCTTGAATCGGTCATACTGCACCTGCTCAGTCTTGTAATACCTTAAAGGCTTCGCAGCAAACAATTCACCCTCGCAAATGAACGGCTCACGACCCTGAATAGCGAACCTCAACTATAGGCGTAGAAATAAAGAGTCGTGAGCCGTGGGTTATCGAAAGATTGTATGGAGGTTTACAGCTGATCCTTAGAGGGCAACGACCTCCTTCACCTCAGGCACTTCCTGCTTTATGACCCGTTCTATGCCCATCTTCAACGTCATCTGGCTCATCGGGCAACTGCCGCATGCGCCGGTAAGTTTCACCTTCACAATGCCGTCCGTACTCACGTCTACCAACTCGACGTTGCCTCCGTCCGCCTGGAGCGCCGGTCTGACCTTATTGATTGCTGCTTCGACTTTCTCTTTCATTGTTC contains the following coding sequences:
- a CDS encoding site-2 protease family protein — translated: MILKPTMGLLSLLFRDPAAFVLLIIPLLYSVIIHEVAHGWVASKMGDQTAKWLGRLTLNPRKHLDPLGTIMLFIAGFGWAKPVPVNYNNLRDPRRGLVFVSAAGIVANILLAFLSLFSLRLLHLAPFGAVTTMLFYMARINIMLAAFNLIPIPPLDGSKIVMGFASRQFQYSLARLEPYGFFIIIGLLWLGFLDPVINFLESVILHLLSLVIP
- a CDS encoding NifU family protein, whose translation is MKEKVEAAINKVRPALQADGGNVELVDVSTDGIVKVKLTGACGSCPMSQMTLKMGIERVIKQEVPEVKEVVAL